The following are encoded together in the Citrus sinensis cultivar Valencia sweet orange chromosome 1, DVS_A1.0, whole genome shotgun sequence genome:
- the LOC102629286 gene encoding receptor-like protein kinase 5, which translates to MSKTAPTTSLQILLSTLLLFFFGRANSQLYDREHAVLLKLKQHWQNPPPISHWATTNSSHCTWPEIACTDGSVTELHLTNMNMNGTFPPFICDLRNLTILDLQFNYIISQFPRVLYNCSKLEYLDLSQNYFIGPIPEDIDRLSRLKFLYLTANNMSGKIPASIGRLTELRQLNLVVNQFNGSIPAEIGNLQNLEALELAYNTEFSPSSLPSNFTQLKKLKKLWMASTNLIGEIPETIGDMLALEFLDLSINNFTGSIPSSVFKLKNLSKVYLYSNSLSGEIPQAVESLNLKVIDLSANNLTGAIPNDFGKLENLLNLSLMFNQLSGEIPEGIGLLPSLKDVRLFNNMLSGALPPDFGRYSPLEYFEVSVNNLTGSLPEHLCAGGKLAGIAAQDNNLSGELPESLGNCSSLLMVKIYNNSFTGNIPAGLWTGFNLSMVLISDNLFTGELPDKMSGNLSRLEISNNRFSGKIPTGVSSSKNLVVFQASNNLFNGTIPGELTALPSLTTLLLDQNQLSGSLPLDIISWKSLTALNLSRNQLSGEIPEKIGFLPVLQDLDLSENQFSGKIPPQIGRLMLTSLNLSSNRLTGEIPSQFENRAYASSFLNNPGLCASSSNVNLKSCFFVPRKSKKGSSQHVAVIIVSVIAVFLVALLSFFYMIRIYQKRKDELTSTETTSFHRLNFRDSDILPKLTESNVIGSGGSGKVYRVPINHTAEVVAVKKIWNDRKLDQKHEKEFLAEVQILSTIRHLNIVKLLCCISSENLKLLVYEYMEKRSLDQWLHKKNRSSLSGRARDEVLSWRRRMQIAVGAAQGLCYMHHDCSPTIVHRDLKSSNILLDYNFNAKIADFGVAKILIKEEGEFAAMSTVVGSCGYIAPEYARTRKVNEKTDIYSFGVILLELTTGKEANNGDEHTCLAQWAWRHIQEGKPIVDALDKEIDEPCFLEEMIRVFKLGVICTSMLPTERPNMRMVLQILLNNPIFPTEKNGGRKYDHVTPLLTDSKREKMSESDDACLVSLV; encoded by the exons ATGTCGAAAACAGCCCCAACAACGTCTCTCCAAATCCTACTCAGCAcccttcttctcttctttttcgGCCGTGCAAACTCCCAACTCTATGATCGAGAACACGCAGTCCTACTGAAACTAAAGCAACACTGGCAAAATCCACCACCCATTAGCCACTGGGCCACAACAAACTCATCGCACTGCACCTGGCCTGAGATCGCCTGCACTGATGGTTCTGTCACTGAACTGCACCTCACCAACATGAACATGAATGGAACATTCCCGCCATTCATCTGTGACCTCAGGAACCTCACGATCCTGGACCTGCAGTTCAACTATATCATAAGCCAATTTCCGAGGGTTCTCTACAACTGTTCTAAGCTCGAGTACTTGGACCTCTCTCAGAACTACTTCATTGGCCCCATTCCTGAGGATATTGATCGTTTGTCTCGGCTGAAGTTCCTCTATCTTACCGCCAATAACATGTCGGGGAAAATCCCTGCAAGTATTGGACGACTAACTGAGCTTAGGCAACTTAACCTCGTTGTGAATCAGTTCAATGGTTCTATCCCAGCTGAAATTGGCAATCTCCAGAATCTTGAAGCATTAGAATTGGCATACAACACAGAATTTTCGCCATCGAGCTTGCCTTCAAATTTCACGCAATTGAAAAAGCTGAAGAAATTGTGGATGGCTTCTACAAATTTGATTGGTGAAATTCCTGAAACAATTGGTGACATGCTAGCTCTTGAGTTTCTTGATTTGTCGATTAATAATTTCACCGGGAGCATACCCAGCAGTGTGTTCAAGTTGAAGAACTTGAGTAAAGTATATCTTTACAGTAACTCGTTATCTGGGGAGATTCCTCAAGCTGTTGAgtcattgaatttgaaagtCATTGATCTCTCCGCAAACAATTTGACAGGAGCAATACCAAATGATTTCGGAAAGCTGGAGAATTTGTTAAACTTGAGTTTGATGTTCAATCAATTATCTGGTGAAATCCCAGAAGGCATTGGGCTTCTTCCATCATTGAAAGATGTCAGATTGTTTAACAACATGCTATCAGGTGCTTTGCCTCCAGACTTTGGCCGGTATTCACCACTGGAATATTTTGAGGTCTCTGTCAATAACCTTACGGGCAGCCTACCTGAACACTTGTGTGCTGGTGGTAAGTTGGCAGGTATAGCAGCTCAGGATAATAATCTCAGTGGAGAATTGCCGGAATCACTTGGGAATTGTAGCAGTCTGTTGATGGTCAAAATCTACAACAACAGTTTTACAGGAAACATACCTGCGGGGCTATGGACGGGATTCAATCTGTCGATGGTGCTAATAAGTGACAATCTGTTTACAGGTGAGCTTCCTGATAAAATGTCAGGGAATCTCTCACGGCTCGAGATTAGCAACAACAGGTTTTCTGGTAAAATTCCTACTGGAGTGAGTTCTTCGAAGAATCTGGTGGTGTTTCAGGCCAGTAATAACCTCTTTAATGGTACAATTCCTGGAGAATTGACAGCTCTTCCTTCTTTAACGACCCTGTTGCTTGATCAGAACCAACTCTCTGGCTCCCTTCCATTAGATATAATCTCATGGAAGTCATTAACTGCTCTGAATCTCAGCCGAAATCAGCTTTCTGGAGAAATTCCTGAGAAAATTGGCTTTCTACCTGTCCTTCAAGATTTGGACTTGTCAGAAAACCAGTTTTCTGGAAAAATTCCACCACAAATCGGCCGCCTGATGCTGACCTCCCTCAACCTGTCTTCCAATCGCCTCACGGGAGAAATCCCAAGTCAGTTTGAAAATCGTGCATATGCCAGTAGTTTCTTGAATAATCCTGGTCTCTGTGCAAGTAGCTCGAATGTAAATCTGAAAAGCTGCTTTTTCGTGCCGCGGAAATCAAAGAAGGGTTCATCCCAACATGTTGCTGTGATCATAGTTTCTGTGATCGCAGTCTTTTTGGTGGCACTTCTATCTTTCTTTTACATGATCAGAATTTATCAGAAGAGAAAAGATGAATTGACTTCAACAGAGACCACCTCATTCCACAGGCTGAATTTCAGAGACTCGGACATTCTCCCAAAACTGACAGAATCAAATGTGATTGGAAGTGGTGGGTCCGGAAAAGTATACCGTGTTCCTATCAATCACACGGCTGAAGTTGTTGCAGTGAAAAAGATTTGGAATGACAGAAAGTTAGACCAAAAACACGAGAAAGAATTTCTAGCAGAAGTCCAGATACTGAGCACAATCAGGCATCTGAACATAGTAAAACTGCTTTGCTGTATTTCCAGTGAGAATTTGAAGCTTCTTGTTTATGAGTATATGGAAAAGCGTAGCCTGGATCAATGGCTGCATAAGAAGAATCGATCATCTCTTTCAGGCAGAGCCCGTGATGAAGTCCTAAGCTGGCGAAGGAGGATGCAGATTGCGGTGGGGGCTGCCCAGGGGCTTTGCTACATGCACCATGACTGCTCACCAACCATTGTCCATCGAGACTTGAAATCAAGTAACATCCTGTTAGATTACAACTTCAATGCAAAAATAGCTGATTTTGGTGTAGCTAAGATCTTGATCAAGGAAGAAGGAGAATTTGCAGCAATGTCAACCGTGGTTGGCTCTTGTGGGTACATCGCTCCAG AGTATGCTCGAACAAGAAAGGTGAATGAAAAGACGGATATTTATAGCTTTGGGGTCATCCTTCTGGAACTAACAACAGGAAAAGAAGCTAACAATGGTGACGAGCACACATGCTTGGCTCAGTGGGCATGGCGTCACATTCAGGAAGGCAAACCTATAGTTGATGCTTTGGACAAGGAAATCGATGAACCTTGCTTCTTGGAAGAAATGATTCGAGTCTTCAAACTCGGGGTAATTTGCACCAGCATGCTACCTACTGAGAGGCCAAACATGAGGATGGTTCTCCAAATCCTACTCAATAATCCGATTTTTCCCACGGAAAAGAATGGTGGAAGAAAGTACGATCATGTGACTCCACTCCTCACGGATTCAAAGCGtgagaaaatgtctgaaagtGACGATGCTTGTTTGGTTTCTTTAGTGTAA
- the LOC102577960 gene encoding hexokinase, translated as MGKVTVAATVVCAAAVCAAAALVVRRRMKSTGRWARAVAILKEMEEKCGTPIGKLRQVADAMTVEMHAGLASEGGSKLKMLISYVDNLPTGDEKGLFYALDLGGTNFRVLRVQLGGREGRVVKQEFEEVSIPPHLMTGSSHELFDYIAAALAKFVATEGEGFHVSPGRQRELGFTFSFPVRQTSIASGDLIKWTKGFSIEDTVGEDVVGELTKAMERIGLDMRVAALVNDTIGTLAGGRYHNKDAIAAVILGTGTNAAYVERAHAIPKWHGLLPKSGEMVINMEWGNFRSSHLPLTEYDEALDTESLNPGEQIFEKIISGMYLGEIVRRVLCRMAEEANFFGDTVPPKLKIPFILRTPHMSAMHHDTSPDLRVVGKKLKDILEISNTSLKMRKLVVELCDIVATRGARLSAAGIVGILKKLGRDTVRDGEKQKSVIALDGGLFEHYTKFSACMQSTVKELLGEEVSETVVIEHSNDGSGIGAALLAASHSQYLEVEES; from the exons ATGGGGAAAGTGACGGTAGCGGCGACGGTGGTGTGCGCGGCGGCGGTGTGTGCGGCGGCGGCGCTGGTGGTGAGGCGTAGGATGAAGAGCACGGGGAGGTGGGCCAGGGCGGTTGCTATATTGAAGGAGATGGAGGAGAAGTGTGGGACCCCCATAGGGAAGCTGAGGCAGGTAGCTGATGCGATGACGGTGGAGATGCACGCCGGCCTCGCGTCGGAGGGCGGCAGCAAGCTCAAGATGCTCATCAGCTATGTCGATAATCTCCCCACTGG GGATGAGAAGGgattgttttatgcattggACCTGGGCGGCACAAACTTCCGTGTCCTGCGAGTACAGTTGGGTGGAAGAGAAGGCCGTGTTGTTAAACAAGAATTTGAGGAAGTTTCAATTCCTCCACATTTGATGACTGGGAGTTCGCAT GAATTATTTGACTATATTGCTGCAGCACTCGCAAAATTTGTTGCTACTGAAGGTGAAGGATTTCATGTTTCACCAGGTAGACAAAGAGAGTTGGGTTTTACCTTCTCATTTCCTGTTAGGCAAACATCAATAGCATCAGGGGATCTTATAAAGTGGACCAAGGGCTTCTCTATTGAGGATACG GTTGGAGAAGATGTAGTCGGAGAATTGACTAAAGCCATGGAAAGAATCGGGCTTGATATGCGTGTGGCAGCTTTG GTGAATGACACCATCGGAACATTAGCTGGTGGTAGATACCACAACAAGGATGCCATTGCTGCTGTAATCTTGGGCACTGGAACTAATGCAGCATATGTAGAGCGAGCACATGCAATTCCCAAGTGGCATGGTCTTCTGCCTAAATCAGGGGAAATG GTTATCAATATGGAATGGGGTAATTTCCGGTCATCGCACCTTCCACTAACAGAATATGATGAAGCATTGGACACTGAGAGTTTGAACCCCGGTGAACAG atttttgaaaaaatcatCTCTGGCATGTATTTGGGAGAAATTGTACGCAGAGTCTTGTGCAGGATGGCAGAGGAAGCTAACTTTTTTGGTGATACTGTTcctccaaaattgaaaattccaTTCATATTGAG GACTCCTCACATGTCGGCTATGCATCACGACACATCTCCAGATTTGAGAGTAGTTGGGAAGAAACTAAAGGATATATTAGAG ATATCCAATACCTCTTTGAAGATGAGAAAACTTGTTGTTGAGCTCTGTGACATAGTTGCAACTCGAGGTGCCCGCCTATCTGCTGCAGGGATTGTAGGCATCCTCAAGAAATTAGGACGAGACACAGTAAGAGATGGGGAAAAACAGAAGTCAGTAATAGCATTGGATGGCGGTTTGTTTGAGCACTACACGAAATTTAGTGCCTGCATGCAGAGCACGGTCAAGGAGTTGCTGGGAGAGGAAGTTTCTGAGACCGTCGTCATTGAGCATTCTAATGATGGATCAGGCATTGGAGCCGCACTCCTTGCAGCTTCGCACTCCCAATACCTTGAGGTTGAAGAGTCTTGA